DNA sequence from the Lonchura striata isolate bLonStr1 chromosome 7, bLonStr1.mat, whole genome shotgun sequence genome:
CAGGGCCAGACTCGGTGTCCCAGACACAGGATGATGTTCCAGTCACCCAGCTGTGCTTACAGGGACATGTTGGCTGCACCAAAGGTCTCCAGGAACACAAAATGGAGACCAGCTTCAGAGCCACCCTCCAGTTTCACGGGAAATCCTCAaattcacaaaatccttataacagcaagcatttttaacaaatatttcACGCCCAAAGAATGAGCGTATCTCTGTAATATCATCAATATGCTCCTTGTCAGAAAGTACCTGAATCACAGATGCCCTAAGCAGGTGAAGAATTGCTGTGCAGAGGGCTGAGATGAGGAGTGTAGTTCTGACTACATTTGGCATACAATGGGATTTCCACCAAACTTAAAAATCCCTCTTTTATGTCACAGGCCATTTGCTGCACACATGTAGCAGCTTTGTGTTTGCTGCCTCCCTCCCGCCTTGGCAGAGGGTGTGACACCTGATCTGGGCGCCCCAGACTGGCAGCAATGGAAACATTGATGGATAAAATAAATAGGGCATGAAATACATATGGGAGCCTGAATGTGCTCATCACTTTGTCAGCCACATTTGGGTCTGAATTGGGTTAAGATAAGCCCAGAGTTATTTGTCCATCATCCACAAAGCCCGAGCCAGCTGCAGACATGCCCCAAAGCATCACCCTACCTTGGAtaagcagcagtgcagcacccATGGAGTTGAGGAGCCCTGGGGTAAGGCAGCAGCCAGCAAGGCTAATTACTACTGAAAATTGGGGTGAAAAGATCCTTCTGCTTGAATTTCAGTTCTTAGCCCTATCAACAGCTAAAATTTCTTGATATAAGCACACTCTCCTCACCTCCACTTGACCTGTGACACTGTCCATGCATACCTGGCTGCTGCAGTGACTGTGCTGAGGTTTGTGTCTGCTCCCTCACCGGGCTCTGTTAGCTCTGGTTCTCCAGCACGGGCTCATGCACTTGTGATTACCCAGAATTTATGTGTTacctggcagcagctggtttgCCTGACAGCGCTCAGCTTAATTTCCAGTAACACAGAAATGGGCTCATTTCAAGCTACACTGTTACCTAACAAATGGAAATTAAGCCACAGGTTGGCTTTTCCCTTATTTGTGTTAAACAAAACACGCCAGTGTTCCTTTCCCTCCTTTGTCTGGAGGCTATAACACCTCATCCCCTTTCACTGAAAGCCCTTGGTAGCCATTAATTGCTCCTCAATTTAGCTGCTGCCACAAGAGTTAGGTCATGCTCAACCTACTTGCAGCCAAAGCATGGGATAGAGCCGTGCACCACCCGTTCAGCCGAGCAGGTAACGCTGTGCAGGGCAGCCTCCCCCTCCTCTCATCCCAGGAAAGGCAGCAAGCAACAGGAATTCAAAGGCAGATCTCCATACGGCTTTGCAAAGCCCTGGCCCAATTATTTCCTTTGTGCTCTCCACGTATTTTACAGGAGATGATGTTAAAAGGCTTGGAGGGCCTATAAAATAAAGCAGTTATTGTTGCAGCAAGCCATGTTCTCCACCTCTCAGCATGCTAAGATCAGGGAAGCTACCCTAGTgccaaaacactgaaaattttgCTGTATGCTGCTAAATACCACGCTTAAAGATTTCATCTGGAATGAAATAACACACAGTTTGGCAGTCTTATAGCAGACACCCTGGCTCACAGAAGAACAGGCATAGCAGAGTATATGCACAGGCAGATTTTCCTCACAATGGCTACAGTGCTGCCAGTGCATTCCTGGAATGTAGAAATACACTGTCAGCGATGAAGAGAAGCATGCTGTGCCTAATGCACCAGAAAAGCTATTCAAGAACTCGTCCTTACATAAAAATAACTCCAAAGAGGCTGTGTCAGCTCAGCTGTGTAGCTTTGCAGGTATCTGTTTGCCGTGCCCTGCACACCTGGGTACAAACCCAATAGTTCTGAGTGAGGAATTTCAGTTCATCCCCTCATTTGCCCATTCATTTGACTCTTTGGGCTCACAGATTTTCACAGCCAGTGCAGAACTGAAATAATTCCAATACAAATTGTATGAGAGAACATTGTTTACCCAAGAGCTGTGTGGTGGGACATGCACGTCCCCACCCAGGGTATAATGATATCTGAAAGCTCCTTTTTAACATTGGTTGGAAAAGTacaaattaaacaaacaaaacgcCACAACCCTGAATCTCCTTTGTTATAGATGTTAAACACCTCAAATCCTATGATACAATCAAGGCAGATGGCTCTTCCCAGATTCCAGAAATGGTGTTGCAACCGTGGGTTTGAACTCAAGAAGGTGAGCCCATAATGCCAACAGCAATTTCAGCCTCAGTAATGCTTTGCAGTGATGCTCTCAATAATGATTTGCAGGAATATTCTCCTGGTGGTACAGAGAGCCTGTAATCACGCGCTGCATCACTGCTGGCCCTgtctggaaaagcagctgccaTAATTCTGTTGGTGTTTCTGATGTAACCCAACAGCTCTTAAAAAACAGTTGTAACTCCCAGAAATTCTTCATGTTACATCACAAAATTATACTGAGTTTCAAGAACAGAATATTCATTTCACATCTCctaagtcttaaaaaaaaaaaaaaaaaattaaaaaatcaactTTTAGAAAAACAGCCTATGCACAGCATTGCAGGCCAGGCTAGGGTTTGGAGTAACttggtttagtggaaggtgtccctgcccatggtaggagattggaatgagatggtttttaaagtccattccaacccaaataattctgggattttttaaCTATTCCTGCTCCTTAAGGGCCATCAAATGAACATGCCTCTCTTGCAGATAACAAGCTAGCCACCAAAAGGGAAGTCAAGAAGTGAGGAAACATTATCCTTCCCTCTGAATTTTCTGTGTCCATTCAGTTGTGCCATGATTTTCATGTCTGGTATTTCTCACTTTTTAATCTCTATAAAAATGATTATAGGAGTACTTATTTCAAGAAAGTACTGTGATGCTGAAAGGGCAAAGGCTCTCTGTCTTGAGGACTCATTTACCTCACACTCTATCAGAGTCCCATGTGTAGAAACTCTCCTAGAACAGACATCTCAAAtcaataattatttaattaatatcaCTTGTTCACCTCTCTCAGATATTTCATCCTGAAATATCAGTTCTGTGATAAGCCCCATAAAGTTCCAGTGTAAAATGCTGCAAGCTCTTTCAGTAGCACAAACCCTGCAATAAATTCAATGGCCTTTCTAGGTAAATGTCTCAAAAGAGAATCCCTAAACACAGTTTTCTTGGCAATGGGAGGCATCAGAAGCCAGGTTTGAGTTGTACCAGCACAGATGTTGCTGGAGGTGCTTTGTCTGGGCTCAGGCACTAAAACCAATCCTCAATCTTCCAGGAATAAAAGGTCAGTCCTGAGAGAATTTCATCCTTCACCATGCTGTCAGTGAACCAGGGAACACAAACCCTTTCTGTTCTGCCCACGTTCTATGCAAAACCATTCCAGGAAGGtttgccagctctgcagcatcATCCAGCCTAAACTCAgtcctgcaggaacagcctgtgGGCTCAGCcacctctgggatccatggaaGATGCTCATTTTACTACCCACAAACCTCATATTTGACAGTGAAATCACAGACAGAGTTTTCAGATAGCAAAACAATAAGAGTGAAACGTGTTTCAAATGCTGCATTTATTCTCCTGCATTTAGTCTCGGGTTGCAGCTGGAACCAAGAGTCACACAAGTGGGTAGTCATGAAGGTTCCAGCCTTCAGGAACCATCATGGAGCATTCCCCCAACTTCCAGCAAGGACTTGCTCCTCCTAAATCACTGCTTATCCCATTGcctctttccccattttttttttcattgaaatgCATCAACATTTAGAGATCACACAAAGATGAAATCAAGGACAGCCTTGGACAAGTCATTTCCAAATCCTCGTAGCCAAAAATACCCCCCTGCCTAAGTCAGTATTTGAGCAGCTTCCTAGACTCCATTATCCAGAAAATGCCAGATTTCCAACAAGAGCAGATTTTAAACAGTAAGCTTTTGGTTACCATTGCCTTAAAATAAAGCTCCTAAAACATGTTTTACAAGCATTTTTCTGCTCTCCAGTGACACCTGGAAGTGCTTGGGACTGAAGGAATATGCAAAATACAGATCAGATGCAGAAATCAGTTTTTCAGACAATTTTAAGAAGCTTATTTTTCAGCTTTACAAGTTATATAAAAATAGTACCCAGAGAACAAAAACTAATAATAATGAATTCTTGTGAAGAGGATATGCCCTGACCCTTCCATATCTTGCGGAGTGGGAATCTACGGTTAAATCCCAACTAATTGATTAAAAGAAAATCCATGACAgtactgattttattttcatcacaTGATTAAATACACATCATGCCTTCATTAGCAACAATTACAGATGGGAATAAAACAGATGCCCAAAACACATCCTGCCAGAGtccttgaaaattaaaatttccttgTATTTACTCTACCTGATGCCAAAAATGTCACAAGCTTTTTACTGAGGCTGTTATCAGTGGTGTACTTTGAATCCTTTGTACTACTATGCTAAAAAACTCCTCTGTTTGGATTCCCAGTTACATTCCAgctggctgctgggcaggggcagaACACAGGACCACAACAGTTACCCAAATTGTAACAAGCCCTTGCTTTTGGCACTCAGGTTAGAGCCCAAGTCTGACCAAATATGCAAAGAATCATTGTGGGACTGAATTTTTTCAGCACTGCTGATAAATCATTCTCCCAGTTGAATATATTTCATTCTGCAAAAAAAGATGCAGCATTAAGATTCCTGCCTTGGAAACATCAACAGATGGATCACAGAGGGAGGACTCACCACTGTGCAAAATAATGCCTTGATTCCTATCCTGGGAAAGGACTGGAAGTATTTATTGACCCTTAAAGATCTCCTGAGCCCTGGGAACGAGGAGAAGCATGGAAAGTAGGAGAAGCAATTCCCTGATAAGCAAACATGACCTTGCCTGTGAAACAAAACCTGATTGCCTAAGAGGGCCTCCTTGATGTTTGAAAGAACAAGTTTATTGTCACCTGCAAATGTGTTTGTCGAGGCATGAAGAAATctcattttcctgcctttcagGCAACAGCAATATTCTGAGAttacaaaacagaagaaatgaagGCAATGAAATTTAGCAAAAGGATTACACaccaaagtttaaaaaatacatattaaaaaaaaaaaaaggagcataGAATGGATAGTTatgattttaattattttggatttaTGCAGTTAAAATCCATCCTGAGAAATTCACTGGAAAACTTCTTGTCATTGTGGCTCTAAAGACATTCCCATATAGCAGGTTAATAATGAAGGAGGCATATGTCACACACCAGAGGCTGCAACATCATACCTTTATGTATTCATGAGATCAGGGAAAGGAACTGACCAGGCATGAATACACTCAGGAAAGGGAGACTTAAAAGCACTCCCTCTGTGGGAAAAGAGCTGAGCTACTTCAGAGTAGACACACTTATGCTCAGTCTGAGAACCTTggaaaatctgaatttaaagTACCAACTGGTCCTTTTTAAAAGTGCTGTGGATTTTGTATTAATTTCCCTCCCTAACAGCTACCTCGTGTTCATTAAAGATCCAGCACTTACATTGCAAAAGCTTGTTCCCTATTCCACTGCACAAcaaagaaatgagatttttgctTTGTAGGATACCTTTACTTCTATAGGTCACTGCTTaccagcacagaaaataaatatcaaataATCTTTATGTTTCAAACACAAATACCACTCAGTTATATTGGTCTCTGTATTTAGCACATCTGATTTTCCTCTCTCTTACAAACTTGCAGCTTCCCTGAAACAAGTGAGGTTGTAGCAAGGACACAATTTATGGGCAAATTATGCAAAGCTGAAATGTTTCTAGGACAATGTTTTATAGTCCCTTAGAGCTCCATACATAGTATTTGACTGTGCActcaaaaagcatttatttacaCACGTGTCTGAGGTTTTCTGTCAGGTTTAAAGTTCAGACTTTTCTCATCTAATCTAATTTGTCCAAGATGGATGGCCgcacttttttcctttggaaaaccAATGCTGTTACACTGTTTCCAATTCTTCCTCCAAAGCAAAACTTGGGTGTTGGCAGCTCCTCCAGAATTTCAAATCCTGCCAGACAGAAATTGAAATGCTTTTATTAGAAGGAAGTTGTTTTATTCGCCTCTTGGATAACCCTTTGCAAACTATTCTTTATTCGTCTGGAAAACTTGCAAGTCAGTTAATCTGTGAGTTTACAGGACTGTATTGTTACACTGCACCACTGAGTTATACAGCTGAAACTCTTCCATGGATAATAAAAATCCTAGCTGGCTGACTTGCACAAATTAATGGCAGAAAAGATGAGAACTTGCCAGTAATTTTGGTTCCCCAGAAGGGATGGTTGTTTCAGATCCACACTGAGTTTCAAGCCTCAGGGATGAGATTCAGGAGCTGACTGGCATGTAAAAAAACCTCCTAGATGGATCAAAAGTGATAGAAAACATCACAGACTTGCCAGTTCCCCTAAACGTGGGTAACAATGTTACCCCAAAATCGGAGCAACCAAAGGGTGAACTGGGTCTAGTAATCAAGGACCCAAAAAGTATCAGCCAGCCACACACACTTTCCCAGGGTAATTAGACTGACATTCCCAACCTCCAAAGTGTAAGGAACTCCATCCTCCCTCAGCACTGGCAAACACAGGAGTAGTAATTCCCGAGGAAAACAGAGGGAAGACAGGCTGGAGCATTTACTAATTGCTTCACCTCCTCCAATCCTGATCTGGGAAAGTCAATATGCTAACACACACATTAAAATTCCCTCAACCCTTCCTTCAGCAACCCCACGTTGGCAGAGGGCTCTGTCCAGCTGCCTACCTTCTCTGAACTCgttcagcagctcctccttggTCCAGTTGCAAGAGGTGATGAGGAAGAAGCCCTCTGGTTTCAGCACCCTGCCCAGGGATGCCACGTACAGCTTCCGCTTCCCCGCCGCGTCGCTGGGGTCGAGGCTTATGGCATCAAAAGTCCCCTTGTCAATGCAAATGTCAAAGCCTGACAGCT
Encoded proteins:
- the EEF1AKMT2 gene encoding EEF1A lysine methyltransferase 2 isoform X2; protein product: MVRIIRWLEKHKVPLDSSVLDIGTGNGVLLVELAKSGYMNLTGIDYSPSAIQLSEKVREKEGMSNIKLKVEDFLAPSAELSGFDICIDKGTFDAISLDPSDAAGKRKLYVASLGRVLKPEGFFLITSCNWTKEELLNEFREGFEILEELPTPKFCFGGRIGNSVTALVFQRKKVRPSILDKLD